Sequence from the Helianthus annuus cultivar XRQ/B chromosome 13, HanXRQr2.0-SUNRISE, whole genome shotgun sequence genome:
GCAAATCTATGAATTTTGGTTCATAGGTAATGTGATTTTGAGGCATACCCATCGTAACATCATATACAAGTAATTAAAGTTATCACAATTTACAACTGAATATGTATTGAATACATGTTCTTTTATTTTCGATTGATATGAATTTctttcttatttaaaaaaaatgaatttctttCTTTGTTCGGCCGTGGTTTTTTAGGGCTTAGGGTACCAATTCTAATGGTTGTTTGACATAGAAAGTCATAGATAAATTTGTTTATAAACTAAGATCTAACTTGTTAGCTTTTTAAAGTTGATTTACCCTCaataagttttttttaattattacttGAAATACTTAACCTTTATAGTTAGGCATCATTTACATATAAAAAACATGAAAAACGCCCCTATTGTATTCTATCATCCCTTCCCGTTCGAACCGGATGTAGACATTTAACATTGTTAAGAAACTTGAGGACCAACCTTATATGCGCAACAACATGGCGTAAGGTCACATTGAGCCGTATTTCGGCTACAACATTTGAAGATTAAGTTCAAGCAACAATAATTTTAGGAAAATTACAATTAACAATACTCAATATTCACCACAATTACCTTGGACACATTCGGTGTCTAGCGTCACTTCGAATGTCAAAAACAATATGTCGCCGAAGTTGATCTGAATTGATAGGAGTTGATTGGAAAAGATGATTGGTTCAAGGGTTCGATGACAATGACTTATTTGTTGGGTTAAAGAGAAAATGCGGGTCGCAACTGGGTTTTAGGGTGTGTGTTTTGGTGAAAAGTCCAAAATACCGTTACCACCGTTAACCATTTAACGGTATATTTTGTCGACGATACAATGAGGAACTTCGATGACAAGAATTCGCAACCACGGGTACTCAGATGATATAAGGTACAATTTCATGTTAACCAGAAGTACGCAACTTATGTTTTACTCTTTTATAAAAGTTTTAGCCATTAAAAAACAttgcttaaacaaaataatgaAGAGGTTTTCTTTTAATAGGATACTATTTAATTAGCTTTTTTTTAAGGAGAACTTCATTAAAAACACACCGAACCCAAAACGGGGCGGCCAACTACAAACGGGACAACTACGTATTCACAAATTTACATCAATCAACCCAAACTAAAGAACCTTTCTTAGATCTATGTTTATACCAGAGAAAACTAACAGCCCTAACTTCGCTAAAAATTTCTTCTACACTGGATCTCTTACCACCATTGAATTGAACTGGTTGTTATTCCTGGCCTTCCATAATAACCAACATGCTGTATAGATTGCAGCACCTTTCTCTATGAAGCCCCTCTAGAACCAGTGTTATGAATCTCTATAATATCTCTAAAAGAGAACACAAAGAACTTCATGATACGACACCAATAACTGATTTTTTCCCACAAACCCAACGCGACGGAACAAGAAGTGAAAAGATGTGAGACCGAGTCCGGGCCGTCGTTGCACATACAATAGCCGCCATCCGCCACCTCACCGCCCCTCCTAGCAAGCGCCTCCACCGTCGGGATCCTTTCTAACTCCGCACACCAAACAAAAATGTTGTATTTCTAAGGAACCCACTTGCATCAATCCAAAAGATATCGGCTACTGTAATCTTTCTTCGAAACTATCAgtcttttaacagcagcaaccgAGAAGACATCCGACCCGCTGCCCATCCATTTCCACCTGTTGGTCAGATTGGAGCGCGAGACCGAACCCATCACCGAATCCAGAGTATGCCATTCGCTCCTTTCAGGATCCGATTCGAAATCATGCCTCAATAACCAAAGACCTTCCCCATCTAATCTGTCACGGATGCTACAGTTTTTTACCATCTCTAACCGAAAAAGATCAGGGAATTTTTCTTTAAGCGGAACATCATAAAGCCATGGGCCTAGCCAAAAAAGGATGCTTTCATCATTCCCTACCACTCCTCTAAAGAAATTTCTAAGAGGAATGTTACCCACCACCGGCTTGTTAAGCACAAACACAATATTACACCGCACTCCACCATAAGCTTTCTTAGCCGGAAAAGAATTCCATCCCGACCCTCCCGAATGAATGACATTAACCACATGGACCCAAAGATTATCCCTCTTCGTTTTGAGCCTCCATCCCCGTTTCGAAAACAAAGCCATATTAATATCCTTGAGGTTATGCAAACTGAGACCTCCCATCTTCTTAGGAGAGGCAACCCTATCCCATGCTACCCAATGGAGTTTTTTCTCACTAGACGAACCCTCCCATAAGAATTTTCTAAAACCTTCTATCACTATAACCGGGGCGCGATAAAGAGAGAAAAAATACGAAGGAAGACTCTCAAGAACTGACCGAAACAACGTAACTCTGCCGCCAATAGATAAGAGAGAAGCTTTCCACATCGACAACCTCTTTTCAAAAATATCAAACACCGGTCTCCAGTTATTTATCCGATTCATATTCGCCCCGACAGTCAAACCGAGATATTTGAACGGAAAAGATTCCGCTTTACACCCAACTCTAAAAGCCATTTCTTCAATCTCATCTAAATTCACTCCAAGCCCGAAAATATTACATTTCCCGAAATTAATTTGGAGGCCCGAGCAAACATGGAAACATTTCAGAATTCTAACCACATTATGAATAACGTCCCTATCCCATTCCCCAAGAATTATAGCATCGTCGGAGTAGAAAAGATGCGAAATAGAGGGGTCGTCAAAAGGAAGCTTAACCCCGTTAATAATACCCAAATCACCAGCCTTTGAAAACATGCATGAAAGCGCTTCCATGACAATGACAAAGAGAAAAGGAGAGATCGGATCCCCTTGACGCATACCTTTATGGCACTTGAACTTGAAAGTCGGGGCACCATTAACCAGAACCGACGCTCTGGCCGACGACGAGATAACACCCTTAATCCACAAAATGAAGACTAGGGTTTCTTGATTTTGCGGTGACAAGGTATGGTACTGGACCCGACCCGAACGGTCGAACTTTTCtgctatttatcacttttatattaattatatattattattattgtgtaCTAACCCGCGAAGCCAAGCGCATTGTAGTTTATACTACACTAGGCTGTGGGCTCgtagagacaacccctaactgggcctggcccattgaggttagggttttcccatatctcctatataaggaggtctccacctcctcattagggcatgagatatagggcaacacacttttgtagctggaaataggGGATTCTTCCTCTACCGGCCGTTTCTACATTGCCCACTCTTCTCTTTTCTTATTTGCAGGTCTAGGATTCGGGCGAAAAAGACGAGGTGTGACCATATCCGTATACATCACCATAGAAGTACCGACCCGCTCGGGTTCTTGCTTCTTCATTGGCACCATCCGTGGGATCGGCAACGGACCACGCCTCGTTTTTCTCTATAAAATCTCTAGATTTGTGCTTTTATTCTTTGCCGATTTGGAATCTTGAGGTTAACCGAGATGATTACTGCATCCAAACCTCTTCAGATCCGATCTATGCTTGTTCAACAATATCTGTAGTCGTTCAAACTATACGTGTGATTTCTAGCAGATACTAGACTCACAGCCTCTTCAAATCAGGTATGAAAACTTGGCAATTTCTACAATAAATTTCGGATCTGTTATGCGCGTTCGAGATTCACTCGCGTCACTTTGCTCACAACTTTTTCCTAGCAGAAGGGTAACACATGTACTACTGAATATAAAAACCAACACCTTCACTTTGTTTTAAGAATCATAAACACCATTGGTGTTGCATGGTGTATAAACATCTACAGTACCGTGATACCCTAAGTGTTGCTATTTTGTCACAAGAATAAGGTAATTCAAACTACAACTCATGTTGGTAATAGTACAGTATACAATGCATACAATATTTTTTCTCTATAGGAATGTACTAACTTTGGCAGGCAAGACAACTATCAACGTGTGAGGCTTGCTTCGCCGAATTGCGCGACTCGCAACGTATGATGTTTACGCTGCAGCGTTTCCCACTCGTCACATGAATCATTATGACGAACAAGCTCCGCCGCTTCCACGGGTGCATCTTCCTGTACCTAACGGGTTAGTATATGGCGAAGCACAATCAGCGATTAGCGCTCTCAACGGCGGACTATATCGGGCATCGCTGATACGCCTCCCGCGGCTTGTACCCTACTCAAGGCTGGTACACACACACGAAGTCTTTCGGCACCTGTCGTGCGCCGCCTCGTTGGACGGCACCCACCTCACGTCGCCTGAACATACTAAAGGGTATTCGTTTTTCATGGTGCGCCCGCTTCACTTATCCACGAAAGGGCATCCTTTCGCTTAGGCGTTTTTGTAGAAGGGGGCAAGGGGTATGTTAATAAATAATAAAGACCAATTATAAATCATTGGTTATCACTTATATTAACAATCAGATTACATTGGCAACCATTAGATATCGAAACTCTTGACCCATTTTGGATTAATACATATACGCACTGTAAATAATACATATATTCTGGGGTTGATTATTATTCTAAATCATTTAGAAAGATTTTAGTCATACACACTCTAGGGTGATAAATGCAACAATGCATTTGATTTTGGGAGTTTCTACGGAACCTGCAAGCAGTAAGTGTGCTACCTATAAATTTGTTTACTCAAATTATATGTTCACATCATCAAAGATACAAACCTTTCGTTGAACGTCATGCGTATCGATGAGGCTTTCACGCGTATCGGCGGATCGCCACTACCGGCGGAAGCCTTTACGCAACCCGCCACTACCGGCGGAAGCCTTTACGCAACCCGTCACTACCGGCGGAAGCCTTTACGCAACCCGCCACTACCGGCGGAAGCCTTTACGCAACCCGCCACTACCGGCGGAAGCCTTTACGCAACCCGCCACTACCGGCGGAAGCCTTTACGCAACCCGCCACTACCGGCGGAAGCCTTTACGCAACCTGCTACTGTCGGCGGAAGCTTTTATTCAACCCGCCACCAACGGCGGAAGCTTTTATTCACCCCGGAACGTTTCCAACTGATGTTTCTATCCACCCGCGCCGCTTCCGAACGATTACTTAATCACTCCGCCACCTATGGCGGAGGCTTTGGTTTACCACATTACTCCCGGCACATTTTTATCCACCCCGCCACCTCTGGCGGATAATCTCGGTCCACATGTGACACCTTAGCAAATGCTTTTATCCAACCCGCAACTAAGGTGGTCGCTTTTCTCTACTTAGACAGTTTCGGTGGATAAAACTCAATCTTGTTTTTCTCTACTCAATCTCCACATCTGCATTCATCATACAGATCTCCTTTACTGGCTAAACGCACATACGTGCTCTAGGTCTACAAGTATACAGACCTGACATTTTTGTTCTTGAGAGATCCAAATATGAAGATTTGTTTCACAACTATCATTCCTGCCTTAAAGCTCTCAGCATTATATTTTGACTTTTGATGGTTGATGTCATGCCACAAAACACATTAAGTTCTAGAAAGCTGTATGCATGTTTCCCATGCAGACATATTAAACTAATAAATCTTTGAAATACACGATACccttttgattattataataaGAGGAAAGGGGGTAGATTTTTAAATCTTAAGGCGAACTGCTTACACGTGCATGCCTGTGCAAACTATCTCGTTCCGCCATCTACAGCGGACCACCAACTTCTCCCGCCATCTGCGGCATGACCGCCTTCGCTCCACGTGTGCGTGCCACCCGCCTTCGGGTCACTTGCATGCATGAGCACCAGTTGTAGACGGCCCTGTTGCATTTTTCACAGGCAGGTGTACCTTTTCACCGCCAAACACAACACACCTTGGCCGCCTCCGGGGACCACTTATATACCCCGCCACTTTAGGTGGGCAACCATCACGCTCCGCCCATCTCCAGGGTGATAGTATCGGCTAGACCGTCTCCGGTGGATAACCAGGTAATCCCGCCCACGCCGGCGGACGACCATCTCGGCGGATAACCAACGGCTCCTTCAAACAAGTTCGGATTGCTACTCAGGCAGATCATCGTCTCAACAGGCCACTGTCAGGCATAAGCGTGACTACAACTTACGTTGCCAACTGCCACGGGAACAATACACATTCACCCGACAACTGCTGTTGCGCATGGTCAGATTATGTTTTGCATGCTTATGACACCAGATAACTCTTGCGCCCAAATGTTTACTTGAAAGTACTCTTTGTTCGTTTACTTTAGTATAGAGTGGCGGACAGGATCCGCTTCCCGCCGGACAAGCTCTGTCACCCGCATTTACACTGGTCCGCCATGTTTGGCAAACCATTAACCTTTTAAATAACCCACTTGGGCTATCATCTTGCCAGGCCGGTGTTGCACCTTTGCTACATGAAATTAATCGCAGCCGGTGGCCATTCCCCCTCCGGTACTGCCTCGTGGGTGGCTAGTATTCCACAATCTGAAATACTTGCTTTTTGTAAATTATTACGTCAATGCTCATACCCTTATTCATGATACCCAGTGCCCTCAACCAACATTTTGACAACAACGGTTGAATTTTTAGACAGGGCACAGACAGAATACCTCTACGCACTTACATATGAAAAGCTCAGGCCAAAGCCGAGTAACCTTAACCATGTTCCATAAATACACATTTGCAACATGGCATGTAGCGTTCGATGAGCCTTACCTACGTGGCACATCCAATCTGTGCTTACGATCCCAGACAATATCTTCATTTAAGACAAGGTTTGGTAAAACCTTTATGTTCATTATTTGCTGGGCAGGGCTAACATATCTTTGAGGATCATATTTATCATTCAACATATATTTGGCAACAAGTGTTGAATCACAGACAAACTGAAGCAACACGCTGGCTATGACACACAAGCATATTGAATTGGAAGACTTACACGACATCATTAAAGCAAGTAGTAGTCTCCGGGGATTATGGCAAACGCGACGAGTGACCAAGGACACACCTCAAAGTCTAGCTTTTTCGTATTCAACCCCTGGATCTATAgttttcggatagatatcattcgaATCCAGCATGTCATAAGTATGGCACAACCATCCTAAAAACATACGCTATATCTGTAGCAAAGGATCTGTGAACTTTGTGGCGCATTTTTTTCCTTTTCGAAATTACTTCTCTATATATGAGGGAAATTCGAGATCTGAAGCCGCCGCTTTGCTGCTGCATTACTGAGCTAATTATTTAAATCGAGGCCATAATATAGAATAGTCTTCTATTTCAAAAATAGATATTCTTAATGTTCCACCGAGAGGCTTTGCGATACATTCAATGGGCAAAACGCGATGACCGATTTTCATGCACACCTGATAACCCCTCTTCAACAACGAGATTTCGGTTGGACAACTTCTTGTTAGACCCTCTTACTTGTAAGGTTTGGCTATAGATCGAGTCACCGGTCGGCTACGTGCCGCACCACTATTTGCCTACCAGATGCAACATGAATTGTGACACCGGTTTTCACGCCATTGGCTTTCCTCTTCTATTCCTTGTCATATGTTCGAGGGAGGCGTTTGATTACATACAAGCCTTTACAATGTTGGCAACTGGACAACAATTTAGACACAGTTCTCGGTACTATATATGCTGGGGGACTTCCACGGTGTGTCATCGCTACAATTGAATAATGATCTGGACATTCCGGGTTTTGCACCACACAATTCTTGAGTAAGGACACAATCTTGGTACAACTCTTACATTCGTTGCATTACTTGCTTAATGATTAATTCTAGTTGGGTTGTGTGCCGTCAAACAACT
This genomic interval carries:
- the LOC110901200 gene encoding uncharacterized protein LOC110901200; amino-acid sequence: MEALSCMFSKAGDLGIINGVKLPFDDPSISHLFYSDDAIILGEWDRDVIHNVVRILKCFHVCSGLQINFGKCNIFGLGVNLDEIEEMAFRVGCKAESFPFKYLGLTVGANMNRINNWRPVFDIFEKRLSMWKASLLSIGGRVTLFRSVLESLPSYFFSLYRAPVIVIEGFRKFLWEGSSSEKKLHWVAWDRVASPKKMGGLSLHNLKDINMALFSKRGWRLKTKRDNLWVHVVNVIHSGGSGWNSFPAKKAYGGVRCNIVFVLNKPVVGNIPLRNFFRGVVGNDESILFWLGPWLYDVPLKEKFPDLFRLEMVKNCSIRDRLDGEGLWLLRHDFESDPERSEWHTLDSVMGSVSRSNLTNRWKWMGSGSDVFSVAAVKRLIVSKKDYSSRYLLD